The proteins below are encoded in one region of Bremerella sp. P1:
- a CDS encoding GNAT family N-acetyltransferase, whose protein sequence is MSQETILQVPVFSDLANLAFNVRREVFVTEQGVPAEEELDEYDLTADHYVLVKDGSVVATTRVIHKEEGAKLSRFAVLKAARGHGIGGRLLAFVLADLKAKGKPHVFMSAQADKIGFYEKYGFHAYGEEYHECDILHRMMKNWDED, encoded by the coding sequence ATGAGCCAAGAAACGATCCTCCAAGTCCCTGTCTTTAGCGACCTTGCTAACCTTGCGTTTAACGTGCGACGGGAAGTCTTCGTCACCGAGCAAGGAGTTCCGGCTGAAGAAGAGCTGGACGAGTACGACCTGACGGCCGATCACTATGTGCTCGTGAAAGATGGCAGCGTGGTCGCGACGACGCGGGTGATTCATAAAGAGGAAGGGGCCAAGCTTTCCAGGTTTGCTGTGCTGAAGGCCGCGCGAGGTCATGGCATCGGCGGGCGGTTGTTAGCGTTTGTGCTCGCGGACCTCAAGGCCAAGGGAAAGCCGCACGTGTTCATGAGTGCCCAGGCCGACAAGATTGGCTTCTACGAGAAGTACGGCTTTCATGCCTACGGTGAAGAGTATCACGAGTGCGATATCTTGCACCGGATGATGAAAAACTGGGACGAAGACTGA
- a CDS encoding thiamine phosphate synthase, with translation MTDPDNLASGGLPPSMDISLWRTLDAAANRASEGLRVIEDFVRYGQNDSFLTTELKSLRHQLDSTLQRFDRSQAIASRDTFGDVGTTVQGKLEHARADWADLLTANFKRLQQALRSLEEHAKLVDGEVAASFERARYLTYSLEKMVMTTVTASQAFSEVSIYVLTDGRADGQLFDTFVAKLVEAEVDVIQLRDKNLDDRTLLARADVLRKRTAGTRTKMILNDRADLAKVSGADGVHVGQEELTVSQARSVLGVGKLVGVSTHSIEQARQAVRDGADYIGIGPTFPSGTKTFDSFPGVELLREVASEITLPGFAIGGIDLGNVAKVAAAGIRRVAVSGCVAKAEDPVAVVHELREALSVGSQSR, from the coding sequence ATGACCGACCCCGACAATCTGGCCAGTGGCGGCTTACCGCCATCGATGGACATTTCGCTTTGGCGCACCCTCGACGCCGCCGCCAACCGGGCCAGTGAAGGGCTACGCGTCATCGAAGACTTCGTCCGCTACGGTCAAAACGATTCGTTTCTCACGACCGAGCTGAAATCGCTTCGGCATCAATTGGACAGTACCCTCCAGCGATTCGATCGGTCGCAGGCGATTGCGTCGCGAGACACCTTCGGCGATGTCGGAACGACTGTGCAGGGGAAGCTGGAACATGCCCGGGCTGACTGGGCGGATCTTTTGACAGCCAACTTCAAACGTCTGCAGCAAGCCCTGCGAAGTTTGGAAGAACATGCCAAGCTGGTCGACGGAGAAGTGGCCGCCTCGTTCGAGCGAGCACGCTACCTGACCTATTCGCTGGAAAAGATGGTGATGACCACGGTCACCGCCAGTCAGGCCTTTTCCGAGGTATCGATCTACGTGCTGACCGATGGCCGCGCCGATGGACAGTTGTTCGACACTTTTGTGGCGAAGCTGGTCGAAGCGGAAGTCGACGTCATTCAATTGCGCGATAAGAACCTGGACGACCGCACGCTTTTAGCGCGAGCGGATGTCTTGCGTAAGCGGACCGCCGGCACGAGAACCAAGATGATCCTCAACGATCGAGCCGACCTGGCCAAGGTCAGCGGTGCCGATGGCGTGCACGTCGGTCAGGAAGAGCTCACCGTCAGCCAGGCCCGTAGTGTACTGGGCGTGGGCAAGCTGGTGGGCGTTTCGACTCATAGCATTGAACAAGCCCGGCAAGCGGTCCGTGACGGAGCCGACTACATCGGCATTGGCCCGACCTTTCCCAGCGGAACGAAAACGTTCGATTCGTTTCCCGGCGTCGAGCTATTACGTGAAGTCGCGAGCGAGATCACGCTACCAGGCTTCGCGATTGGTGGGATCGATCTTGGCAATGTAGCGAAAGTCGCCGCGGCAGGCATTCGACGCGTGGCCGTTTCGGGATGCGTGGCGAAGGCGGAGGATCCGGTTGCCGTCGTTCATGAACTTCGAGAGGCACTTTCGGTAGGTTCGCAGAGCCGATGA
- a CDS encoding tetratricopeptide repeat protein: MLSTPWITCLWPGLSELWVRGRWTGLVWALGFTLLLNVALVSKGVWPELGNVWVRSGLWYFVLGFWLINAGWMGFRIASGSWDAIDATIDQLYQSAQTAYLKGQWYQAEAVLLRLLRREPDDAEALLLLATLKRHTKQFDEAHQTLEKLERLDASRRWWFEIHREKQLLADREEGESEAHVEASKPSTENLGEQNAESGEPSLPEAA; this comes from the coding sequence ATGCTATCAACGCCATGGATTACCTGCCTGTGGCCGGGGCTCAGCGAGCTTTGGGTACGCGGGCGCTGGACTGGACTGGTTTGGGCTCTAGGATTCACGCTACTACTCAATGTGGCGTTGGTTTCCAAAGGAGTTTGGCCAGAGCTAGGTAATGTCTGGGTTCGTAGCGGACTCTGGTATTTCGTCCTTGGCTTCTGGCTGATAAACGCAGGGTGGATGGGCTTCCGAATTGCCTCTGGCAGTTGGGATGCCATAGATGCCACCATCGACCAACTCTACCAAAGCGCCCAAACTGCCTATTTAAAAGGTCAATGGTACCAGGCCGAGGCAGTATTACTAAGGCTTCTACGGCGCGAGCCGGATGACGCGGAAGCGCTCCTACTATTAGCAACGCTCAAGCGACATACGAAGCAATTTGATGAAGCGCATCAGACGCTCGAAAAATTAGAGCGGCTTGATGCAAGCCGACGTTGGTGGTTTGAAATCCATCGCGAAAAGCAGCTTCTAGCCGATCGAGAAGAGGGGGAATCGGAAGCCCACGTCGAAGCATCCAAACCTTCGACAGAAAACTTGGGTGAACAAAACGCGGAGAGTGGCGAACCCAGCCTACCGGAAGCCGCGTAA
- a CDS encoding ATP-dependent Clp protease ATP-binding subunit: protein MYERFTDRARKVMQLANQEAQRFNHEYIGTEHILLGLIKEGSGVAANVLKTLEVDLRKIRLEVEKLVQSGPDMVTMGKLPQTPRAKKVIEYSMEEARNLNHNYVGTEHILLGLLREQEGVAAQVLMNLGLKLEDVREEVLNLLGHGMEGDSSREGRGEPGGASETGGNPGKGSKSKTPALDSFGRDLTELAKQGKLDPVIGRQREIERAIQVLCRRTKNNPVLLGEAGVGKTAIVEGFAQRVIDGDVPELLAEKRIVVLDLAMMVAGTKYRGQFEERIKAVMNEVRRAKNTILFIDELHTLVGAGGAEGAIDAANVLKPALARGEIQCIGATTLDEYRKYIEKDSALARRFQEIQVDPASKDETVEILKGLRDRYEEHHNVQITDDAIVAAAEFSDRYITGRCLPDKAIDVIDEAGARVRLRVMTRPPDLKEIDEEVETLNRKKEQAVADQDFEKAASLRDQADKLKKKKEDIVKEWQAKSRQKDGVVDEEVIAEVVSKMTGIPLTRMSTEDSMRLMQMEDVLHKKVISQDDAIKAISKAVRRSRSGLKDPKRPTGTFVFAGPTGVGKTLLAKALAEFMFGDADALIQIDMSEYMEKHNVSRLIGAPPGYVGYEEGGQLTEKIRRRPYAVVLLDEIEKAHPDVFNMLLQVMEEGRLTDSFGRNVDFRNVILIMTTNAGAGAIKNESAFGFQAPDEGAEYESMKVRVEEEIGKVFRPEFINRLDQVIIFHHLTKEDLKQVIDLELAKVRERLQERGYNLVLTDAAKELIIKRSNQSDKGQDFGARPLRRAIENSIEDPLSEELLKGEFQGQDTITVDAIANDEGKLTRLDFKGSIQEPEAEEAVGAGSGGEGGDSSDEG from the coding sequence ATGTACGAACGATTTACAGATCGTGCTCGCAAGGTGATGCAGCTGGCCAACCAAGAGGCCCAGCGGTTCAACCACGAATATATCGGCACCGAGCACATCCTTCTGGGCTTGATCAAAGAAGGTAGCGGCGTGGCGGCTAACGTCTTAAAGACGTTGGAAGTCGACCTGCGGAAGATTCGACTTGAAGTCGAAAAGCTAGTCCAGTCTGGTCCCGATATGGTGACCATGGGCAAGCTGCCGCAAACGCCCCGAGCCAAGAAAGTCATCGAGTATTCGATGGAAGAGGCTCGCAACTTGAACCATAACTACGTAGGCACCGAGCACATCCTGCTGGGTCTTCTGCGAGAACAAGAAGGCGTCGCCGCTCAGGTTCTGATGAACTTGGGTCTGAAGCTGGAAGACGTTCGCGAAGAAGTCCTCAACCTGCTGGGCCACGGAATGGAAGGCGACAGCAGCCGCGAAGGTCGTGGCGAGCCTGGCGGTGCTTCCGAAACCGGTGGCAACCCCGGCAAAGGCAGCAAGAGCAAGACGCCTGCTTTGGATAGCTTCGGTCGTGACCTGACCGAACTGGCCAAGCAAGGCAAGCTCGACCCGGTCATCGGTCGCCAACGCGAAATCGAACGAGCCATTCAGGTTCTCTGCCGACGTACCAAGAACAATCCGGTTCTGTTGGGTGAAGCAGGTGTCGGTAAGACGGCCATCGTCGAAGGTTTCGCCCAACGCGTGATCGACGGCGACGTGCCGGAACTGTTGGCCGAAAAACGAATCGTCGTGCTCGACTTGGCGATGATGGTCGCTGGTACCAAGTATCGCGGTCAGTTTGAAGAGCGGATCAAGGCCGTGATGAACGAAGTTCGTCGTGCCAAGAACACGATCCTCTTCATCGACGAACTTCACACCCTGGTGGGTGCAGGTGGTGCCGAAGGTGCCATCGATGCCGCCAACGTGTTGAAGCCGGCACTGGCTCGTGGCGAAATCCAATGTATTGGTGCGACCACCCTCGACGAGTACCGCAAGTACATCGAAAAGGACAGCGCCCTGGCTCGACGTTTCCAAGAGATTCAGGTCGATCCGGCCTCGAAGGACGAAACGGTCGAGATCCTCAAGGGTCTACGTGATCGCTACGAAGAACACCATAACGTTCAGATCACCGACGACGCCATCGTCGCGGCGGCTGAATTCTCGGATCGATATATCACCGGACGCTGCCTGCCTGACAAGGCGATCGACGTGATCGACGAAGCGGGTGCTCGCGTGCGGCTTCGCGTGATGACCCGTCCGCCGGATCTCAAGGAAATCGACGAAGAAGTCGAAACCTTGAACCGCAAGAAGGAACAGGCCGTCGCCGATCAAGACTTCGAGAAGGCAGCTTCCCTGCGTGATCAGGCCGACAAGCTGAAGAAGAAGAAGGAAGACATCGTCAAAGAATGGCAAGCCAAGAGCCGCCAGAAAGACGGTGTGGTCGACGAAGAAGTGATCGCCGAAGTCGTCAGCAAGATGACCGGTATTCCGCTGACTCGTATGTCGACCGAAGACAGCATGCGTCTGATGCAGATGGAAGACGTTCTGCACAAGAAGGTCATCAGCCAAGACGACGCCATCAAGGCGATCTCCAAGGCTGTTCGCCGTAGCCGTAGCGGCCTGAAGGATCCGAAGCGTCCAACTGGTACCTTCGTATTCGCTGGTCCGACCGGTGTCGGTAAGACCCTCTTGGCCAAGGCCCTTGCTGAATTCATGTTCGGTGACGCCGATGCCTTGATTCAAATCGACATGTCCGAGTACATGGAGAAGCACAACGTCAGTCGTCTGATCGGTGCCCCTCCAGGATACGTTGGTTACGAAGAAGGCGGTCAGCTGACCGAGAAGATTCGCCGTCGTCCTTACGCGGTCGTGCTGCTCGACGAAATCGAAAAGGCACACCCGGATGTCTTCAACATGCTCCTGCAAGTGATGGAAGAAGGCCGCCTGACCGACAGCTTCGGTCGTAACGTCGACTTCCGGAACGTGATCTTGATCATGACCACCAATGCTGGTGCCGGCGCGATCAAGAACGAATCGGCTTTCGGTTTCCAAGCTCCTGATGAAGGTGCCGAATACGAAAGCATGAAGGTTCGCGTGGAAGAAGAAATCGGTAAGGTCTTCCGCCCTGAATTTATCAACCGCTTGGACCAGGTCATCATCTTCCATCACCTGACGAAGGAAGACCTGAAGCAGGTCATCGACCTCGAACTGGCCAAGGTTCGCGAACGTCTGCAGGAACGTGGTTACAACCTCGTCCTGACCGACGCCGCCAAGGAACTGATCATCAAGCGGAGCAACCAGTCGGACAAGGGCCAAGACTTTGGTGCCCGACCACTCCGCCGTGCAATCGAAAACTCGATCGAAGATCCGCTCTCCGAAGAACTGCTCAAGGGCGAGTTCCAAGGTCAGGACACGATCACGGTCGATGCCATCGCCAACGACGAAGGCAAACTGACTCGCTTGGACTTCAAGGGTTCGATCCAAGAACCCGAAGCCGAAGAAGCAGTCGGTGCCGGCAGCGGCGGCGAAGGTGGCGATTCGAGCGACGAAGGCTAA
- a CDS encoding DUF4236 domain-containing protein, whose protein sequence is MGFSFRKSYTFGPLRINLSKSGVGFSFGVKGLRAGYSANGRKYVSASVPGTGARYYKSTKSLSGLWNEWFGSDEDDSEETPKKKPAKKLKKKESFW, encoded by the coding sequence ATGGGTTTTTCCTTTCGTAAGTCGTATACATTCGGTCCTTTACGGATCAATCTCAGCAAGTCTGGGGTCGGGTTCTCGTTTGGTGTGAAAGGCCTGCGTGCCGGGTACAGTGCCAACGGGCGGAAGTATGTTTCGGCAAGCGTGCCAGGCACCGGAGCACGGTACTACAAGTCGACCAAGTCCCTGTCGGGCCTCTGGAACGAGTGGTTCGGCAGCGATGAAGACGACTCGGAAGAGACCCCGAAAAAGAAGCCTGCGAAGAAACTGAAGAAGAAAGAGTCATTCTGGTAA
- a CDS encoding outer membrane protein assembly factor BamB family protein: MPRNFALLLSVLAVIVMTLPLQADNWPRFRGPSQAGIASVDSVPTEWNDTENVIWKTDLPGPGASSPVVFNNRIYVTCYTGYGLNEEEPGDKANLKRNLVCVDRESGKIVWSKEIPADPEHTKDFSGFVALHGFASSTPVVDETGVYVYYGTTGAAAYDLDGTHRWTLSLGDKTHGFGTANSPVLYKDLVILNAGVEGNAIVGLNKKTGEEVWKHEGVNRSWNTPILVTAGGRDELIYSEEGAVRCLDPNTGDELWHSKGIDDYICPSVIPVGDDMVVAMGARKNTTIAIRTGGSGDVTDSHLVWELDKGSNVSSPTFHDGHLYWVSESKGIAYCADAKTGEVVYQERMEPRPKLIYASPVVAGGKLYYVTRENGTYVIEATPEYKLVTINKFEEDDSIANASPAIVDNKIYLRTNKALYCIGK, encoded by the coding sequence ATGCCTCGTAACTTCGCCCTGCTTCTTTCCGTGCTGGCGGTCATCGTCATGACCCTGCCGCTGCAAGCTGACAACTGGCCTCGCTTCCGTGGACCTTCGCAGGCCGGGATCGCCAGCGTCGACTCGGTTCCTACCGAGTGGAACGACACCGAAAACGTCATCTGGAAGACCGACCTGCCAGGCCCAGGTGCCTCGAGCCCGGTCGTCTTCAACAATCGCATCTACGTTACCTGCTACACCGGGTACGGCCTGAATGAAGAAGAGCCTGGCGACAAGGCCAACCTGAAGCGGAACTTGGTCTGCGTCGATCGCGAGAGCGGCAAGATCGTCTGGAGCAAAGAGATCCCCGCCGATCCCGAGCACACCAAAGACTTCAGCGGGTTCGTGGCCCTGCACGGTTTTGCTTCCAGCACGCCGGTAGTCGACGAGACCGGCGTCTACGTTTACTACGGCACCACCGGGGCCGCCGCCTACGATCTCGACGGCACCCATCGCTGGACCCTCAGCCTGGGTGACAAGACCCATGGCTTCGGCACCGCCAACTCGCCGGTCCTTTACAAAGACCTGGTCATCCTCAACGCTGGTGTCGAAGGCAATGCGATTGTCGGCCTCAACAAAAAGACCGGCGAAGAAGTCTGGAAGCACGAAGGGGTTAACCGTTCGTGGAACACGCCTATCCTGGTCACCGCCGGCGGTCGCGATGAACTGATCTACAGCGAAGAAGGCGCCGTCCGTTGCCTCGATCCCAACACCGGCGACGAGCTGTGGCACTCAAAGGGAATCGACGACTACATCTGCCCCAGCGTGATCCCCGTCGGCGACGACATGGTAGTTGCCATGGGTGCCCGCAAGAACACGACTATTGCTATCCGCACCGGCGGCAGCGGCGACGTGACCGACAGCCACCTGGTATGGGAACTCGACAAAGGCTCGAACGTTTCGTCCCCCACCTTCCACGACGGCCACCTGTACTGGGTGAGCGAAAGTAAAGGGATCGCCTACTGTGCCGACGCCAAGACCGGTGAAGTGGTCTACCAGGAACGCATGGAACCACGCCCGAAACTGATCTACGCCTCGCCTGTGGTGGCAGGTGGCAAGTTGTACTACGTCACCCGCGAAAACGGTACTTACGTGATCGAAGCCACTCCCGAGTACAAGCTGGTCACGATCAACAAGTTCGAAGAAGACGACTCGATCGCCAACGCCAGCCCTGCGATTGTCGACAACAAGATCTACCTTCGCACGAACAAGGCGTTGTACTGCATTGGGAAGTAA
- a CDS encoding isocitrate/isopropylmalate dehydrogenase family protein, with protein MAYEVTLITGDGTGPELAEAARKCVDATGVEINWDVQEAGVDVMERVGTPIPDSTIESVRRTKCALKAPITTPVGTGFRSINVYLRQELGLFACIRPCKWYPGVRSYFSELGVDIVIVRENTEDLYAGVEFEKGKPETAQLIEFINGLPSDRKIKTGAEETGVSIKPISVSGTERIVRCAFDYAQKNGRKKVTAVHKANIMKYSDGLYLATATEVAKDYPDIEFEERIVDNMCMQLVQKPELYDVIVLPNLYGDILSDLGAGIVGGLGVAPGANIGPEGAVFEATHGSAPKYKGQNKVNPTALILSGMLMLQHMGEMDAAKRLEQAVADVIAEGKDVTYDLKPNRDDPTAVGTQEMADAICAKLKG; from the coding sequence ATGGCCTACGAAGTCACTCTGATTACCGGCGACGGTACTGGTCCCGAATTGGCGGAAGCTGCCCGCAAGTGTGTTGACGCAACCGGCGTCGAAATCAACTGGGACGTCCAGGAAGCCGGCGTCGACGTGATGGAGCGTGTCGGCACGCCGATCCCCGATTCGACCATCGAAAGCGTTCGCCGCACCAAGTGTGCCCTGAAAGCACCGATCACCACGCCTGTGGGTACCGGTTTCCGCAGCATCAACGTGTACCTGCGTCAGGAATTGGGTCTGTTTGCCTGTATCCGTCCTTGCAAGTGGTACCCAGGCGTTCGCAGCTACTTCAGCGAGTTGGGCGTCGATATCGTCATCGTGCGTGAAAACACCGAAGACCTTTACGCCGGTGTCGAATTCGAGAAGGGCAAGCCCGAAACGGCTCAGCTGATCGAGTTCATCAACGGCCTGCCATCCGATCGTAAGATCAAGACCGGCGCCGAAGAAACAGGCGTTTCGATCAAGCCAATCAGTGTCAGCGGTACCGAACGCATCGTTCGCTGTGCGTTTGACTACGCCCAGAAGAACGGCCGCAAGAAGGTCACCGCCGTTCACAAGGCGAACATCATGAAGTACTCGGACGGCTTGTACCTGGCCACGGCCACGGAAGTCGCCAAGGACTACCCCGATATCGAATTCGAAGAACGCATCGTCGACAACATGTGCATGCAGCTGGTTCAAAAGCCAGAACTGTACGACGTGATCGTTCTGCCGAACCTGTACGGTGACATCCTCAGCGACCTGGGTGCCGGTATCGTCGGCGGCCTGGGTGTTGCCCCAGGTGCGAACATCGGTCCTGAAGGCGCCGTCTTCGAAGCGACCCACGGTTCGGCTCCGAAGTACAAGGGTCAGAATAAGGTCAACCCGACCGCTCTGATTCTGTCCGGCATGCTGATGCTTCAGCACATGGGCGAAATGGATGCTGCCAAGCGTCTGGAACAAGCCGTCGCCGACGTCATCGCCGAAGGCAAGGACGTCACCTACGACCTCAAGCCAAACCGCGACGACCCGACCGCGGTCGGTACGCAGGAAATGGCCGACGCCATTTGTGCCAAGCTGAAAGGCTAA
- the lpxK gene encoding tetraacyldisaccharide 4'-kinase: MLTARDFKAIVSGRQKGIGSSMLRGLMWVTSLVYGIGVGVRNRQYDAKVRPGEKVGVPVISVGNLTLGGTGKTPMVAWLARWFREQNIRVTLISRGYGAEQGAQNDEAKELEQLLPDVPHLQNPDRVAAAQVATEELAAQVLLLDDAFQHRRIARDLDIVLIDATEPFGYDYLFPRGTLREPVQSLGRADVIVLTRGDMVSDQERAAIWERVAKLEDDAVLVEMRHQPSRLINFSGQSEPIEHLKGKKVLAFCGIGNPSGFRHTLTDAEIEVVELREFDDHHDYQREDIHSLEHWTTEHDDVEAVLCTHKDLVKIGLDRFMDKPLWALTIEAKIIDGQAELEERLRELVEQIPEDPYADY; the protein is encoded by the coding sequence ATGCTCACTGCCCGAGATTTCAAAGCCATTGTCAGCGGCCGCCAGAAGGGAATCGGCTCGTCGATGCTGCGTGGCCTGATGTGGGTGACCTCGCTGGTGTACGGTATCGGTGTCGGCGTTCGCAATCGACAATACGACGCCAAAGTCAGACCAGGCGAAAAGGTCGGCGTGCCGGTGATCAGCGTCGGAAACCTGACCCTCGGCGGCACCGGCAAGACGCCAATGGTCGCCTGGCTCGCACGCTGGTTTCGTGAGCAGAACATCCGCGTTACGCTCATCAGCCGCGGCTATGGCGCCGAGCAAGGGGCTCAGAACGACGAGGCGAAGGAACTCGAACAGCTGCTGCCCGACGTTCCGCACCTGCAGAACCCCGATCGCGTGGCAGCCGCCCAGGTCGCTACCGAGGAACTCGCCGCCCAGGTTCTTTTGCTGGACGATGCGTTTCAACATCGGCGGATCGCCCGGGATCTCGATATCGTCCTGATCGACGCCACCGAGCCGTTCGGCTACGACTACCTGTTCCCCCGCGGCACTCTGCGAGAACCCGTCCAAAGCCTGGGCCGGGCAGACGTGATCGTGCTGACCCGCGGTGACATGGTGAGCGACCAGGAGCGAGCCGCCATTTGGGAACGCGTCGCCAAACTGGAAGACGATGCCGTCCTGGTCGAGATGCGTCATCAGCCGAGCCGCCTGATCAACTTCAGCGGGCAGTCCGAGCCAATCGAACACCTTAAAGGAAAGAAGGTCCTGGCATTTTGCGGGATCGGTAATCCAAGTGGTTTCCGTCATACGCTGACCGATGCCGAGATCGAAGTGGTCGAGCTACGCGAGTTCGACGACCACCACGATTACCAGCGCGAAGACATCCACAGCCTGGAGCACTGGACCACCGAGCACGACGACGTCGAGGCGGTCCTCTGCACGCACAAGGACCTCGTAAAGATCGGTCTCGATCGCTTCATGGACAAGCCGCTCTGGGCCCTGACCATCGAAGCGAAGATTATCGACGGCCAGGCAGAACTGGAAGAACGCCTGCGGGAACTGGTCGAGCAAATCCCGGAAGATCCCTACGCCGATTACTGA
- a CDS encoding histidine phosphatase family protein, producing MSGTLSDEPCWMYLVRHGATDFNLKKPTVLQGNGINGPLAAIGREQASLTGKFLSSFTFDTVYASPMLRAIETAERIVPGREIVPVPEIVEADVGRWLGRDWDDIKSAEPEEYQRHLEDPSIHPYPEGESASDVAERTVPALTQIMHENLGKRVLVVAHNIVIRVMVAHLYQIPLKQFRTIRQDNCCVNLIRYRPEKAELVTCNSTFHLSELNQ from the coding sequence ATGAGTGGCACCCTTTCTGACGAGCCGTGTTGGATGTATTTGGTCCGGCACGGAGCGACCGATTTCAATCTGAAAAAGCCGACCGTCCTGCAAGGCAACGGCATCAACGGCCCGCTGGCCGCGATTGGTCGCGAGCAAGCGTCGCTGACCGGCAAGTTCTTAAGCTCGTTCACGTTCGATACGGTCTATGCCAGCCCGATGCTGCGAGCGATCGAGACGGCCGAGCGGATTGTGCCTGGGCGCGAGATCGTTCCCGTGCCGGAGATCGTCGAAGCCGATGTCGGACGCTGGTTGGGCCGCGACTGGGACGATATCAAATCGGCTGAGCCTGAGGAGTACCAGCGGCACCTGGAAGACCCTTCGATTCATCCATATCCCGAAGGCGAATCGGCCAGCGATGTCGCCGAGAGGACGGTGCCGGCGCTAACCCAAATCATGCACGAGAACCTCGGCAAACGGGTTCTCGTGGTCGCCCATAACATTGTCATTCGCGTGATGGTGGCCCATCTCTACCAGATTCCGCTGAAGCAATTTCGGACGATCCGGCAAGACAATTGCTGCGTAAACTTGATTCGCTATCGGCCTGAAAAGGCAGAACTGGTGACGTGCAATTCCACGTTCCACCTGAGCGAGCTGAATCAGTAA
- a CDS encoding ABC transporter substrate-binding protein, translated as MKRILLLSLLLVAVAIGYGCQVKDDTYHTGPIDNDPNARTDVKLALNWFPEAEHGGFYAAQLNGYFAEEGLNVEIIPGGPGSPVIQQVARGTVEFGVATADQIPLGRAQGANVVATLAAIDQSPRCFLVHEESGIESLEELKDVTLAMNSGRAFSEYLKKHVPLENVRIVPYDGSIAAFLRDKKFAQQAYEFSEPFLAKQEGANVRVLPIRAIGYNPYASLLFTSDKLKSEHPEIVAKMTRACRKGWKAYLNDPKETNEHLQSLNPELTPGVLEFGVKAIVPLTTVDQVNFGSMELDRWTTLVEQLVEVGLIEKDAVKPEDCFSEAS; from the coding sequence GTGAAACGAATACTTCTGTTGAGTCTGCTTTTGGTCGCCGTTGCGATAGGGTATGGCTGCCAGGTGAAGGACGATACGTACCACACCGGCCCGATTGATAACGACCCCAACGCACGAACCGACGTGAAGCTGGCCCTCAACTGGTTTCCCGAAGCCGAGCATGGTGGTTTCTACGCGGCCCAGTTGAACGGGTATTTTGCCGAGGAAGGTCTCAATGTCGAGATCATCCCCGGCGGGCCTGGCTCTCCAGTGATTCAACAAGTCGCACGCGGCACCGTTGAGTTTGGGGTCGCCACGGCCGATCAAATCCCGCTTGGCCGTGCCCAGGGAGCCAACGTCGTGGCCACGCTGGCGGCGATCGATCAAAGCCCTCGTTGTTTCCTTGTGCACGAAGAGTCAGGCATCGAGTCGCTCGAAGAGCTCAAAGACGTGACCCTGGCGATGAACAGTGGCCGGGCATTTTCGGAGTATCTTAAAAAGCATGTTCCGCTTGAAAACGTTCGCATTGTTCCGTACGACGGAAGCATTGCCGCGTTCCTGCGTGATAAAAAGTTCGCTCAACAGGCGTACGAATTCAGCGAGCCGTTTTTGGCCAAGCAGGAAGGGGCCAATGTTCGCGTGCTGCCCATTCGAGCGATCGGCTACAACCCGTACGCCAGCTTGTTGTTCACCTCGGACAAGCTGAAGAGCGAGCATCCGGAGATCGTGGCCAAGATGACGCGAGCTTGTCGCAAAGGTTGGAAGGCGTATCTCAACGATCCCAAGGAAACCAACGAACATCTGCAATCGCTCAATCCCGAACTCACCCCTGGCGTCCTCGAGTTCGGCGTCAAAGCGATTGTTCCTCTGACGACGGTCGATCAAGTCAACTTTGGGAGCATGGAACTCGACCGCTGGACGACACTCGTCGAGCAGCTTGTCGAAGTCGGCCTGATCGAAAAGGACGCCGTGAAACCGGAAGACTGTTTTTCTGAGGCATCATGA